One window of Leptospira wolbachii serovar Codice str. CDC genomic DNA carries:
- a CDS encoding phosphoribosylaminoimidazolesuccinocarboxamide synthase, whose protein sequence is MIPTPSYKGKVRDVYDLGESLLLVATDRISAFDVVFEEPVLDKGKILTRISTAWFRQFPNIANHLVTDDVSQFPSPFQNDQSLAGRSVLVKKAKRIDFECVVRGYLTGSAWKEYKTEGTIAHVPYPKGLLESHQFETPIFTPARKNDSGHDENVSESTMEKEVGEKLFGELKELSLYLYNTAHKLMAKQGILLCDTKFEFGLIDGKPILIDEILTPDSSRYWDASTYELGKTPASFDKQILRNWLESTDWDKNPPAPHLPESLILELRKKYLELEDKITLCLSQK, encoded by the coding sequence ATGATTCCAACTCCCAGTTATAAGGGCAAAGTAAGAGATGTTTATGATTTAGGAGAATCTCTCCTTCTTGTGGCTACTGACCGTATCTCTGCCTTTGATGTTGTTTTTGAAGAACCTGTTTTGGATAAAGGAAAAATCCTGACACGGATTTCTACAGCTTGGTTTCGTCAATTTCCAAATATTGCGAACCATTTGGTTACTGATGATGTCTCTCAATTTCCATCACCCTTCCAAAATGATCAATCCCTCGCAGGTAGATCGGTCCTTGTCAAAAAAGCAAAACGGATTGATTTCGAATGTGTGGTTCGCGGGTATCTGACTGGTTCGGCTTGGAAGGAATACAAAACGGAAGGAACCATTGCTCATGTTCCTTATCCCAAGGGACTTTTGGAATCCCATCAATTTGAAACTCCTATTTTTACACCAGCTCGTAAAAATGATTCTGGTCATGATGAGAACGTAAGTGAATCCACCATGGAAAAAGAAGTAGGGGAAAAACTCTTTGGCGAACTAAAAGAACTTTCTCTTTATTTATACAACACGGCTCACAAGCTGATGGCAAAACAAGGAATCCTTCTTTGTGATACCAAATTTGAATTTGGACTCATTGATGGAAAACCGATCCTCATCGATGAAATCTTGACACCGGATTCTTCCAGGTATTGGGACGCATCCACTTACGAGCTTGGGAAAACTCCGGCCAGTTTTGATAAACAAATCCTTAGAAATTGGCTAGAATCAACCGATTGGGACAAAAATCCCCCGGCCCCCCATTTACCCGAATCCTTGATCCTGGAACTACGTAAAAAATACTTGGAATTGGAAGATAAAATCACGCTATGTTTGTCGCAAAAATAA
- the purS gene encoding phosphoribosylformylglycinamidine synthase subunit PurS — protein MFVAKINVTLKESVLDPQGQTVLRTLHDQGKNSVTDLRVGKYIEMKIDANSQSDAESLAKEICESVLVNQVIETYRLVVEKV, from the coding sequence ATGTTTGTCGCAAAAATAAATGTCACCCTCAAAGAATCCGTTCTCGACCCGCAAGGGCAAACGGTTCTCCGCACCCTTCACGACCAAGGGAAAAATTCTGTTACAGACCTAAGAGTAGGAAAATACATCGAAATGAAAATCGATGCCAATTCTCAATCTGATGCAGAATCCTTGGCAAAAGAAATTTGTGAATCGGTCCTTGTAAACCAAGTGATTGAGACCTACCGTTTGGTTGTGGAAAAGGTATGA
- the purQ gene encoding phosphoribosylformylglycinamidine synthase subunit PurQ, which yields MKVRVVTFPGSNCDKDVGTVLASEFGASVDYTWYKDSFTDLPDLVVLPGGFSFGDYLRCGAMAKFSNAMESVVSYAKKGGKVLGVCNGFQILTESGLLPGALLHNRTLKYICKDVDLIPVAENKIAKGLQGNLSIPIAHGEGAYFADSDTLERLEKNGQVVFRYKENPNGSLHDIAGICNEAGNVLGMMPHPERAVNPYTGKMDGKQILEALLKK from the coding sequence ATGAAGGTTCGAGTTGTCACCTTTCCTGGTTCCAATTGTGATAAGGATGTAGGGACAGTTCTCGCATCGGAGTTTGGAGCTTCAGTAGATTACACTTGGTATAAGGATTCCTTTACTGACCTTCCTGACCTCGTGGTCCTTCCCGGTGGCTTTTCTTTTGGAGACTATTTACGCTGCGGGGCTATGGCCAAATTTTCGAATGCCATGGAATCAGTTGTGAGTTATGCCAAGAAAGGCGGAAAGGTTTTGGGAGTTTGTAATGGATTCCAAATTCTGACAGAATCGGGACTCCTTCCTGGAGCTCTCCTTCATAACCGAACTCTCAAATACATTTGTAAAGATGTGGATCTCATTCCTGTTGCGGAAAATAAAATCGCAAAGGGACTTCAGGGGAATTTAAGTATTCCCATTGCTCATGGAGAAGGGGCCTACTTTGCAGATTCGGATACTTTAGAACGATTAGAAAAAAATGGCCAAGTGGTTTTTCGTTACAAAGAAAATCCAAATGGATCTTTACATGATATCGCAGGTATTTGTAACGAAGCGGGAAATGTTTTAGGAATGATGCCACATCCAGAACGAGCTGTGAATCCCTATACTGGTAAGATGGATGGAAAACAAATCTTAGAAGCTCTATTAAAAAAATAG
- a CDS encoding sugar phosphate nucleotidyltransferase → MRFQEDSIDCVDFILKKDEVLTIILGGGKGTRLLPLTEKRSKPAVSFGGKYRLIDIPISNSLNSGFEKIFILTQFNSYSLNRHINRTYATNNIHQKSFVEIIAAEQTVSSANWFEGTADAVRKVLPYIREQKPKYVLILSGDQLYNMDLSDFMQSHLMDPETEISVATNAIPEDQIYGLGIVKAGVGGFIQEFIEKPQDVSQVESCRTKNGSFLANMGIYIFNTSTLIDVLEDRNMADFGKEILPRAIRERKVKAYTYDGYWEDIGTIRAFYEANLMLTDHIPKFNLYLEKTPIYTRARALPPSKIIQAVVNQALISEGTILNQCEVHRSIIGVRQLIASGTKIYDSIIMGLDHYGYFDRKSGKIPIGIGPNCEIRRTIVEKDCAIGANVRLLNEQNLQEYEDEYVRIREGIIVVPRHTAVPDGYTI, encoded by the coding sequence ATGCGATTTCAAGAAGACTCTATTGATTGCGTGGACTTCATTCTAAAGAAGGATGAAGTTTTGACCATCATCTTAGGTGGAGGGAAAGGAACTCGTTTATTACCTCTTACAGAAAAAAGATCCAAACCTGCAGTGAGTTTCGGAGGAAAATACCGACTCATTGACATTCCTATTTCTAACTCACTTAACAGTGGTTTTGAAAAGATATTTATCCTGACTCAGTTCAATTCCTATTCCTTAAATCGCCATATCAACCGTACCTACGCTACCAATAATATCCACCAAAAGAGTTTTGTGGAGATCATCGCTGCAGAACAAACTGTATCCAGTGCCAATTGGTTTGAAGGAACGGCCGATGCGGTAAGAAAAGTCCTCCCTTATATCAGAGAACAAAAACCCAAATACGTTCTTATTTTGTCTGGGGACCAATTGTACAATATGGACTTATCTGATTTTATGCAGAGCCATCTTATGGATCCAGAAACAGAAATTTCCGTAGCAACCAATGCCATTCCCGAAGACCAAATTTATGGGCTTGGGATTGTGAAAGCGGGAGTGGGTGGGTTCATCCAGGAATTCATAGAAAAACCCCAAGACGTAAGCCAAGTGGAATCTTGCCGTACAAAGAATGGGTCCTTTCTCGCTAATATGGGAATTTATATTTTTAATACATCCACTCTGATCGATGTATTAGAAGATCGGAATATGGCAGACTTTGGAAAGGAAATCCTTCCGAGAGCTATCCGAGAAAGAAAGGTAAAGGCTTATACTTACGATGGTTATTGGGAAGATATTGGAACCATCCGCGCTTTTTACGAAGCCAACTTAATGTTAACCGACCACATCCCTAAGTTTAATCTTTATCTAGAAAAAACTCCTATTTATACGAGGGCCCGAGCACTTCCCCCTTCCAAGATCATCCAAGCGGTTGTTAACCAAGCCCTGATTTCTGAAGGGACGATCCTAAACCAGTGTGAGGTGCACCGTTCCATTATTGGAGTGCGTCAACTCATCGCATCGGGTACCAAAATCTATGACTCCATCATTATGGGTCTTGACCACTATGGATACTTTGATCGTAAGTCAGGGAAAATCCCTATTGGGATTGGACCTAACTGCGAAATACGACGGACAATTGTCGAGAAAGATTGTGCGATAGGCGCCAACGTTCGGCTGTTAAACGAACAGAATCTCCAGGAGTATGAGGACGAATATGTGCGGATCCGGGAGGGAATCATCGTAGTTCCTCGCCATACCGCCGTCCCCGATGGGTACACAATCTGA
- a CDS encoding EAL domain-containing protein has translation MFTTESTEGNQFWNETYFVPHFQPIVNAINRSISAYEVLGRQYNPEKNTYHSLGELFHNRDQDPVPVYNIDRILREKAVQTLKESSLRTKLFFNMMPNFLSRVHHTDLFAENFHIIQLIEKYGIDRNQVVIEITEDEFDGSIDRLIQIVQIFRDYGLKIAIDDLGTGFSNLERIGYLHPDIMKVDIRIMRESLNKNSFKQVLGAISEMSQKLGSQLLFEGIETEEEMNLALSMGANLLQGYYFSTPNPHFLNRNTFSDKMKTVLENFSNVRSRELREKGMREQRIIDQLQDLFYELSDTKADDFSYRFGQILGSLPREILKVFVCDEEGYQITPTYDLDRMNGGYLERSRQIGNNYAWKPYFLKHKEESERFRKKWGVTYPLYDISNQNQYVIFTFSLMDGKILIAQVGWSE, from the coding sequence ATGTTCACAACGGAATCAACGGAAGGAAACCAGTTTTGGAACGAGACATACTTTGTCCCTCATTTCCAACCCATCGTCAATGCGATCAATCGCTCCATTTCTGCTTATGAAGTACTCGGACGGCAGTACAATCCTGAGAAAAATACCTACCACTCTTTAGGCGAACTTTTCCACAATCGGGACCAGGATCCGGTTCCTGTCTACAATATCGACCGCATCCTTAGGGAAAAGGCAGTCCAGACCTTAAAAGAGAGTTCGCTGCGTACGAAACTCTTTTTCAATATGATGCCGAACTTCTTATCCCGGGTCCATCATACGGATTTATTTGCAGAAAACTTTCATATCATCCAACTCATCGAAAAGTATGGAATTGATCGCAACCAGGTGGTTATCGAAATCACCGAAGATGAATTTGACGGTTCGATTGACCGCCTCATCCAAATTGTGCAGATTTTTAGGGATTATGGACTTAAAATTGCTATCGATGATTTGGGAACTGGTTTTTCCAATTTAGAAAGGATTGGGTATCTCCACCCCGATATCATGAAGGTCGACATTCGCATTATGAGAGAAAGTTTGAATAAAAATTCTTTCAAACAAGTCCTAGGTGCCATTTCGGAAATGTCTCAAAAACTAGGAAGCCAACTCCTCTTTGAAGGAATTGAAACCGAAGAAGAGATGAACCTTGCGCTTTCTATGGGAGCGAACCTTTTGCAAGGGTACTATTTCTCAACCCCGAATCCTCATTTTCTCAACCGCAATACTTTCTCTGATAAAATGAAAACGGTTTTAGAAAACTTTTCCAATGTTCGTTCCCGGGAACTTCGGGAAAAAGGAATGCGGGAACAAAGGATCATTGACCAACTCCAAGACCTTTTTTATGAACTTTCAGATACCAAAGCGGATGATTTTTCTTACCGGTTTGGACAAATCCTGGGGTCTTTGCCAAGAGAAATCCTAAAAGTCTTTGTTTGTGATGAGGAAGGTTATCAAATCACTCCCACGTACGATTTGGATCGTATGAATGGCGGGTATTTGGAACGATCTCGCCAAATTGGAAACAATTATGCTTGGAAACCTTATTTTTTGAAACACAAAGAGGAATCGGAACGGTTTCGAAAGAAATGGGGAGTGACCTATCCTTTATACGACATTTCGAACCAAAACCAATATGTGATTTTTACCTTCTCCCTGATGGATGGAAAGATCCTAATTGCTCAGGTAGGTTGGTCGGAATAG
- the sufC gene encoding Fe-S cluster assembly ATPase SufC, producing MSAILEIKSLHANVGDKTILRGVNLSIGPGEVHAIMGPNGSGKSTLSNVILGHPKYTITSGDILFRGESILNKSTDERARLGLFLSFQYPTALPGVTIGNFLRSILKAHRGKDVPVKEFKQELKQSMDLLEVPQSFIGRYVNDGFSGGEKKRAEILQMSLLKPILSILDETDSGLDIDALRIVSEGINSNRNPERSILLITHYQRMLNYIVPDFVHVFADGRILETGGKDLSLKLEEVGYDWILEREGVK from the coding sequence TTGTCCGCTATTCTCGAAATTAAATCTCTACACGCCAATGTAGGGGACAAAACGATCCTCCGAGGGGTTAATCTCTCCATCGGGCCCGGCGAGGTCCACGCCATAATGGGACCCAACGGATCCGGAAAGAGTACTCTTTCCAATGTCATTCTCGGTCATCCGAAATACACGATTACTTCTGGAGACATCCTCTTTCGGGGGGAGTCCATTTTAAATAAATCCACGGATGAAAGGGCAAGGCTCGGATTATTTTTATCCTTCCAATACCCGACGGCGCTTCCTGGGGTTACGATTGGAAATTTTTTAAGATCTATTCTCAAAGCCCATAGAGGAAAAGATGTTCCCGTCAAAGAATTCAAACAAGAATTAAAACAATCGATGGATCTTCTCGAAGTTCCACAATCATTTATCGGTCGTTATGTGAACGATGGATTTTCTGGCGGAGAAAAAAAACGTGCAGAAATTTTGCAAATGAGTTTGCTTAAACCCATTCTTTCTATTTTGGATGAAACCGATTCAGGACTCGACATTGATGCTTTAAGAATTGTATCGGAAGGAATTAATTCCAACAGAAATCCTGAACGTTCTATTTTACTAATCACTCACTACCAACGTATGTTGAACTATATTGTGCCTGATTTTGTACACGTGTTTGCTGATGGTCGAATTCTAGAAACTGGTGGCAAAGATCTTTCCTTAAAATTAGAAGAAGTGGGTTACGACTGGATTTTGGAGAGAGAAGGAGTCAAATGA
- a CDS encoding SufD family Fe-S cluster assembly protein, with the protein MNSSLTRNRLVLSKERTKEFRKTILEIWSKLEIPTDSNESWRKFPLASVDWKELKFDPKEISTKITDESASEPSLVDETVDGILSDILKYIPKDYFAYLSLVVAPSYELIFLEEGESEFVFQELGDEPKFSVRIFYLKSGKTAKIQNQLEHIHETDALHLSSSLDFYITEEASFLEVLDRESSDFDLYRFRSVAILSHADSQVKFHHFPIGGFRSKLFLHAHLLGKGAEVIVDGVSALGGRNLKDLEMEMYHHADHTTSKISYKAIVTDKSHHIFTGNLIIPPNLKKVTAHQESFNLSLNKKARAEANPKLEVLAEDVSCTHGATVGDIDEEQYFYLLSRGLTPAESKSLLVTAFYGETIHSIGFSEEVKLSLESQIKEILVGGK; encoded by the coding sequence ATGAATTCCTCACTCACGAGAAATCGATTGGTTCTCTCCAAAGAACGAACAAAAGAATTTCGAAAAACCATTTTAGAAATTTGGAGTAAGTTAGAAATTCCGACAGATTCCAACGAGTCCTGGAGAAAATTTCCTTTGGCTTCCGTAGACTGGAAGGAATTAAAATTTGATCCCAAAGAAATTTCTACTAAGATTACTGACGAGTCAGCAAGCGAACCTTCGTTAGTTGATGAGACGGTTGATGGAATTCTTTCTGATATTTTAAAATATATCCCAAAAGACTATTTTGCTTATTTAAGTTTGGTTGTGGCACCAAGTTATGAACTCATTTTTTTGGAAGAAGGGGAAAGTGAGTTTGTTTTTCAGGAGTTGGGTGATGAGCCTAAGTTTTCTGTTCGGATTTTCTATTTGAAGTCGGGAAAAACCGCGAAAATTCAGAATCAATTGGAACACATTCACGAAACAGATGCCCTCCATCTCTCTTCCTCTTTGGACTTTTATATTACAGAAGAAGCTTCTTTTTTAGAAGTTTTAGATAGAGAATCTAGTGATTTTGATTTGTATAGGTTTCGTAGTGTAGCCATTCTTTCTCATGCCGATTCCCAAGTTAAATTCCACCACTTTCCTATTGGTGGATTTCGATCTAAATTGTTTTTACATGCGCACTTACTTGGGAAAGGTGCAGAAGTGATTGTAGATGGAGTTTCTGCCCTGGGGGGAAGGAACTTAAAAGATTTAGAGATGGAGATGTACCATCATGCTGATCATACTACAAGTAAAATCAGTTACAAAGCCATCGTTACTGACAAATCCCACCATATTTTCACTGGAAATTTGATTATTCCACCAAACTTGAAAAAGGTGACAGCCCACCAAGAGTCTTTTAACCTTTCTTTAAATAAAAAAGCAAGGGCAGAAGCAAATCCAAAATTGGAAGTTCTTGCCGAAGATGTATCTTGTACTCACGGAGCTACTGTGGGGGACATTGATGAAGAACAGTATTTTTATCTTCTCTCTCGCGGTCTAACACCTGCAGAGTCCAAGTCCTTACTTGTGACTGCTTTTTATGGAGAGACCATCCATTCGATTGGTTTTTCGGAAGAAGTGAAATTGTCTTTAGAATCTCAAATCAAAGAGATTCTCGTAGGAGGCAAATAA
- a CDS encoding Rieske (2Fe-2S) protein, whose amino-acid sequence MAFKKLISVSEVGEGSLVVVKTRHFNVVVTQVEGKYYAFEDSCTHDGEEISCGKLEGCVITCPRHFAKFDVRSGEVLALPATEPLVIFPVRVVGDDLEIDLEAV is encoded by the coding sequence ATGGCCTTTAAAAAGTTGATCTCCGTTTCTGAAGTAGGCGAAGGCAGTTTGGTTGTTGTCAAAACCCGGCATTTCAATGTGGTTGTGACCCAAGTAGAAGGAAAATACTACGCCTTTGAAGATTCTTGTACCCATGATGGAGAAGAAATCTCTTGTGGGAAGTTAGAAGGTTGTGTCATCACTTGCCCAAGACATTTTGCAAAATTTGATGTTCGCAGTGGGGAAGTTTTGGCCCTTCCGGCAACAGAACCTCTTGTGATTTTTCCTGTTCGTGTGGTGGGTGATGACTTGGAAATCGATTTGGAGGCGGTATGA
- a CDS encoding cysteine desulfurase, whose protein sequence is MNLDPYQIRKDFPILSRILPNGKPLVYLDNGASSQKPKSVIDATSNYYANDNANIHRGVYYLSQHATELFERTRIKTSHFFQAQCAKAIIFTRGTTDSINLVAQAWGRTHIGEGDEIVLSVQEHHSNLVPWQMLAQEKKAFLKFIPIKEDTTYDLSNLNEIITKRTKLVAISQMSNVTGTIHDLTKIIDRVRQVGAKILVDGAQAACHMPIHLVDMDVDFYAFSGHKMLGPTGVGVLFGKEEILEAMPPWLGGGDMIESVELESSTYAALPAKLEAGTPNIAGVIGFSHALDYLQKVGMKNIKEHERMLTEYALERLNRIGGLQIYGTEDLDKRGGVVSFTMDGIHPHDVGSILDEEGVAIRVGHHCCQPLMKQLAIPGTCRASFYLYNTKEDIDALVHSIDKVKSIFGRVARK, encoded by the coding sequence ATGAATTTAGATCCTTACCAAATACGAAAAGACTTTCCGATACTATCTCGCATTTTACCCAATGGGAAACCGCTTGTATACTTAGACAATGGAGCATCCTCACAGAAACCAAAATCTGTGATCGATGCCACTAGCAACTATTATGCGAACGACAATGCAAATATTCATAGAGGAGTGTATTATCTCTCCCAACATGCAACCGAACTTTTTGAACGCACAAGAATCAAAACTTCTCATTTTTTCCAGGCACAATGTGCTAAAGCGATTATCTTCACTCGCGGGACAACGGATTCCATAAACCTTGTGGCACAGGCCTGGGGTAGAACGCATATTGGAGAAGGGGATGAGATTGTTTTATCGGTTCAGGAACATCATTCCAACTTAGTCCCTTGGCAGATGTTGGCTCAGGAGAAAAAAGCATTTTTAAAATTCATTCCTATCAAAGAGGACACCACTTACGATTTATCTAACTTAAACGAGATCATTACCAAACGAACGAAACTGGTAGCGATCAGCCAAATGTCCAATGTGACGGGAACAATACATGACCTAACAAAGATTATCGACCGTGTCCGCCAGGTGGGGGCTAAAATTTTGGTCGATGGGGCACAGGCAGCTTGTCACATGCCAATCCATTTGGTGGATATGGATGTAGATTTTTATGCATTTTCAGGCCATAAGATGCTTGGGCCCACAGGTGTGGGAGTTCTTTTTGGGAAGGAAGAAATTTTAGAAGCTATGCCTCCTTGGCTTGGAGGTGGGGATATGATTGAATCTGTAGAATTGGAAAGTTCTACTTATGCGGCCCTACCTGCTAAACTAGAAGCAGGTACTCCGAACATCGCAGGAGTGATTGGATTTAGCCATGCTTTGGATTACTTACAAAAAGTAGGAATGAAGAATATCAAAGAACATGAACGGATGTTAACCGAATATGCATTGGAAAGGTTGAATCGGATCGGTGGACTTCAAATTTATGGTACTGAGGATTTAGACAAAAGGGGTGGTGTGGTTTCATTTACTATGGATGGAATCCATCCTCATGATGTTGGTTCGATATTAGATGAGGAAGGTGTTGCCATTCGAGTGGGTCACCACTGTTGTCAACCACTGATGAAACAATTGGCCATTCCAGGAACTTGTCGCGCTTCCTTTTATCTTTATAATACAAAAGAAGATATCGATGCACTAGTTCATTCTATTGATAAAGTAAAATCAATATTCGGTCGTGTCGCAAGAAAGTAA
- a CDS encoding iron-sulfur cluster assembly scaffold protein, with translation MSQESNIEDFLRWKSFAVWEKPVIDHRVVKGLNPLCGDEIIIYYQLEKDNSIQILGLGGESCSICSAAAGLLFKNKSALRRKDFPSYLQERKFFLDGVDSSLFQDPEEISFFRNLRTHPGRYRCGLLPWQTLVKLSEEMI, from the coding sequence GTGTCGCAAGAAAGTAACATCGAAGATTTCCTGCGTTGGAAGTCCTTCGCAGTCTGGGAAAAACCTGTGATTGACCATCGGGTGGTAAAGGGACTCAATCCACTCTGCGGCGATGAAATTATTATCTACTACCAATTGGAAAAAGACAATTCGATCCAAATTTTAGGGCTCGGTGGTGAGTCTTGTTCTATTTGTTCTGCAGCAGCAGGACTTCTTTTTAAGAATAAATCAGCTCTGCGACGGAAGGACTTTCCGTCTTATTTGCAAGAGCGAAAATTTTTTTTGGATGGGGTGGATTCTAGCTTGTTTCAAGATCCAGAAGAGATATCCTTTTTTAGAAACCTTCGAACACATCCTGGTCGTTATCGTTGTGGGCTTTTGCCCTGGCAAACCTTAGTAAAATTGAGTGAGGAAATGATATGA
- a CDS encoding metal-sulfur cluster assembly factor, which produces MIRDPETEKEWEVFHSVRMVEDPEIGISLIELGLIYDIKVEGEKADITMTYTSLACPAGPQMKQDIENHALRVDGISEAVVHVVWNPKWEPRAMASEEAKMQMGIFD; this is translated from the coding sequence ATGATTCGTGATCCTGAAACAGAGAAAGAATGGGAAGTATTCCATAGTGTTCGTATGGTCGAAGATCCAGAGATTGGAATTTCGCTGATTGAATTGGGTTTGATTTATGACATCAAAGTGGAAGGAGAGAAGGCGGACATCACCATGACCTATACTTCTCTCGCTTGTCCTGCTGGCCCACAAATGAAACAAGACATTGAAAACCATGCCCTTCGTGTGGATGGAATCAGTGAAGCCGTAGTCCATGTAGTTTGGAATCCGAAATGGGAACCGCGTGCGATGGCTAGTGAAGAAGCCAAAATGCAAATGGGGATCTTCGATTGA
- the ggt gene encoding gamma-glutamyltransferase, producing MNFIFRTSYWLVLLLFFNSCESIPFFKDSFNSKPTVFATLPQIEGASDKRTRYEFSGKEIIIASDHPLASQAGMEVWKQGGNVVDVFAAASFAISVLRPHSTGLFGGGFAVVHLPAKGKWAYDFRERSPKKGVASFYLKEDGTVIPEKTLKGPYSAGVPGTVQGILQIQKQHGKLPLSSILAPALRYARVGFSVYGDLAFAITKTWQQMNPAMQKVFGIDNRAIREGELLVQEDFAKTLERIMENAEKEFSDGETVQLVSRYYSEYQEFITLEDFKNYQVKVSDPLVSSVWGHTILSMPPPSSGVHLVTMMHLYSEMQNRDTFPKGDVGEVIRITEAMRVAFRDRAELGGDPLYTNIPVSKLLSQAYAKEETNEIERKVVSGSWPPSQEEPKKPESYNTTHISILDKDGNAVSTTQSVNGIFGAVQMVPGTGLILNNTMDDFAVAPGVPNLYGLVGSKANSIEPGKTPLSSMSPSILLDSTGKTKIVIGAPGGSQIPTSIFNTLYRYLIQKRDLYESVSYPRIHHQFRPDQIFLDPEIKDSYPQSELPFYQVQYIRHRAKVFAVTREGDRLIGVSDPKGEGVPLGF from the coding sequence TTGAATTTTATTTTCAGAACTAGCTATTGGTTGGTTCTTCTTTTATTCTTTAACAGTTGTGAGTCGATTCCCTTTTTTAAAGACTCCTTTAACTCCAAACCGACAGTTTTTGCCACTCTCCCTCAAATTGAAGGTGCTTCTGATAAACGGACCAGGTATGAATTTTCTGGCAAAGAAATCATCATTGCCTCGGACCATCCACTGGCTTCCCAAGCAGGAATGGAGGTTTGGAAACAAGGGGGAAATGTGGTAGATGTTTTTGCCGCGGCAAGTTTTGCCATCTCTGTCCTTCGTCCCCATTCCACGGGTCTTTTTGGCGGCGGGTTTGCTGTAGTGCATTTGCCAGCGAAGGGTAAGTGGGCTTACGACTTTCGAGAACGTTCTCCCAAAAAAGGAGTCGCATCATTTTACCTTAAAGAAGATGGCACTGTCATCCCGGAGAAAACTCTTAAAGGGCCTTACAGTGCTGGAGTTCCCGGAACTGTACAAGGAATTTTACAAATTCAGAAACAACATGGAAAACTACCACTGAGTTCCATCCTAGCACCAGCCCTTCGTTATGCGAGAGTTGGATTTTCTGTTTATGGAGATTTAGCTTTTGCCATAACAAAAACTTGGCAACAGATGAATCCAGCCATGCAAAAAGTATTTGGGATTGATAACCGCGCCATCAGAGAAGGCGAACTTCTCGTCCAAGAAGATTTTGCCAAAACTTTAGAACGAATCATGGAGAATGCGGAAAAAGAATTTTCAGATGGGGAAACGGTCCAGCTGGTTTCCCGTTATTATTCCGAATATCAGGAATTTATCACACTAGAGGATTTTAAGAATTACCAAGTGAAGGTAAGTGATCCTTTGGTAAGTTCTGTTTGGGGGCATACCATTCTTTCCATGCCTCCGCCCAGTTCCGGAGTCCATCTTGTGACAATGATGCATTTGTATTCAGAAATGCAAAATCGCGATACTTTTCCGAAAGGGGATGTGGGGGAAGTCATTCGTATTACGGAAGCTATGCGGGTTGCCTTCCGAGACCGTGCGGAACTGGGTGGTGATCCATTATACACAAACATTCCTGTTTCCAAACTTCTATCACAAGCTTATGCTAAAGAGGAAACAAATGAGATTGAAAGGAAAGTTGTTTCTGGAAGTTGGCCTCCGTCACAAGAAGAACCAAAGAAACCTGAATCTTATAATACCACTCATATCTCCATTTTAGATAAAGATGGGAATGCCGTTTCGACAACACAATCAGTCAATGGGATTTTTGGAGCCGTCCAGATGGTTCCAGGAACAGGCCTTATACTGAACAATACCATGGACGACTTTGCCGTTGCCCCTGGTGTACCAAACCTTTACGGTCTTGTGGGTTCGAAGGCCAATTCGATTGAACCTGGTAAAACTCCTCTTTCGAGTATGAGTCCTAGCATCCTTCTTGATTCCACGGGAAAAACAAAGATAGTGATAGGAGCCCCCGGTGGTTCACAGATTCCCACTTCTATCTTTAATACCCTCTACCGGTATTTGATCCAAAAGCGAGACCTCTATGAAAGTGTATCTTATCCTCGGATCCACCACCAATTCAGGCCCGATCAGATTTTTTTGGATCCTGAAATAAAAGACAGTTATCCTCAGTCGGAATTGCCCTTTTATCAAGTCCAATATATTAGGCATCGTGCTAAAGTGTTTGCCGTTACGAGAGAGGGAGACCGCTTAATTGGCGTGTCTGATCCCAAAGGGGAAGGAGTCCCTTTAGGTTTTTAA